A single window of Channa argus isolate prfri chromosome 12, Channa argus male v1.0, whole genome shotgun sequence DNA harbors:
- the LOC137137411 gene encoding mucin-5AC-like encodes MMRSLKTWCLLSLSVLLLLSIAPTETEMVQSISECEGFIYDKTPTQIPGIVINGNIMDQKRYKIICQTYKNTRRFVTLYDIKNKIPVFSAYRYRGEGPLDEDKRRPKNVSWKIEPQLEERESISNMWDDVYKNQASNNDYKNTTIYDRGHLFPCSHAFDQSDKVSTFTLTNVVPQIKSFNQGSWAEMEKCVKCVLQKYCINNNNVPEGFVVTGAKPGTETLNQRVNIPSVLWSAFCCYSKNKNKWLASAHWGNNIAENSKSKYLETKTLKELHQEFNIKVFPNSPQCPLTETVSEFYPEINLDNNCHCPPQASTTTAPPTTPSTTAAATLSTIISTTTVPTTTPSTTAAATVSTIISTTTVPTTTPSTTAAATLSTIISTTTVPTTTPSTTAAATLSTNISTTTVPPTTPSTTAAATLSTNISTTTIPTTTPSTTAAATLSTNISTTTIPTTTPSTTAAATLSTIISTTTVPTTTTSTTRVTTTTTTTTTKKKQEENQENDEYNEQKRIQQQPVRDASVAAGGDGVAVAAAAAVAVGGVAAAAGGGAAGGGVAPAGGGAEAAGGGAAAAGGGAAAVGGAEAASGGVAAGGGAAAAGGGAAIGGAAVVGVAVRAGAGVATTSQISISTTTAAATVSTNISTTIVPTTTTSTTTTTTEKQEENQENNENNEQERIQQQPGSDALVGGSLGGVIGLVGGGVLGGVLGYAVGSINRAYPEVPGTSQTLTTTTSPFASTPGQTTTTTFTHSATARPTFSTTRPTTKETQTANFTLISTASNITAPLQSDVTANETTTFSANTGPQTKSPRHSFPRKVFHIMEKPQSHETQELVLDSEEGSTSAWEDTDVSSGGGWLEFLYKYKV; translated from the exons ATGATGAGGTCCCTGAAGACGTGGTGTctcctgtccctctctgtcctcctcctcctgtccatcGCTCCAACAGAAACTGAAATGGTGCAGTCGATATCAGAGTGTGAGGGGTTTATTTATGATAAAACGCCCACACAGATCCCAGGAATAGTGATTAACGGCAACATTATGGACCAGAAGCGATACAAAATCATCTGCCAGACTTATAAGAACACAAGACGGTTTGTGACGCTGTACGACATTAAGAACAAGATCCCAGTGTTTTCAGCTTACAGGTACAGAGGAGAAGGACCATTAGATGAAGACAAGAGAAGACCAAAGAATGTCAGTTGGAAGATAGAGCCacag cttGAAGAAAGAGAATCCATATCCAACATGTGGGATGATGTATACAAGAACCAGGCCAGTAACAATGATTACAAAAATACCACAATCTATGATAGGGGACATTTATTTCCATGTTCTCATGCATTTGATCAAAGTGATAAAGTGTCAACGTTCactctgacaaatgttgttccTCAAATTAAATCTTTCAATCAGGGAAGCTGGGCAGAAATGGAGAAGTGTGTCAAATGTGTCCTGCAAAAGTACtgcattaacaataataatgtccCTGAAGGATTTGTTGTGACTGGGGCAAAACCTGGTACAGAGACATTGAACCAAAGGGTTAATATTCCCTCAGTGCTCTGGTCAGCGTTCTGctgttacagtaaaaacaagaacaagtgGCTAGCAAGTGCACACTGGGGAAACAACATTGCAGAAAACTCTAAATCTAAATATCTGgagacaaaaactttaaaagaacTCCATCAAGAATTTAACATTAAGGTGTTTCCCAATTCACCACAGTGTCCTCTTACAGAAACTGTTTCTGAATTTTACCCTGAAATTAATCTTGATAATAACTGCCATTGCCCACCCCAAGCTTCAACCACAACTGCCCCTCCTACTACTCCttcaactactgctgctgccactttgaGCACCATTATATCTACGACCACAGTCCCAACAACTACTCCttcaactactgctgctgccactgtgaGCACCATTATATCTACGACCACAGTCCCAACAACTACTCCttcaactactgctgctgccactttgaGCACCATTATATCTACGACCACAGTCCCAACAACTACTCCttcaactactgctgctgccactttgagcaccaatataTCTACGACCACAGTCCCTCCTACTACTCCttcaactactgctgctgccactttgagcaccaatataTCTACGACCACAATCCCAACAACTACTCCttcaactactgctgctgccactttgagcaccaatataTCTACGACCACAATCCCAACAACTACTCCttcaactactgctgctgccactttaAGCACCATTATATCTACGACCACAGTCCCAACaactactacttctactacaaGAGTTACCACTACcactactacaactacaactaaaaagaaacaagaggAGAATCAAGAAAATGATGAGTATAATGAGCAGAAAAGAATTCAGCAACAACCAGTAAGAGATGCATCTGTTGCTGCAGGAGGTGATGGTGTGGCAGTGGCGGCGGCAGCCGCTGTGGCGGTAGGTGGTGTTGCGGCGGCGGCAGGTGGTGGTGCAGCAGGTGGTGGTGTGGCGCCGGCAGGTGGTGGTGCGGAGGCGGCAGGTGGTGGTGCGGCGGCGGCAGGTGGTGGTGCGGCGGCAGTTGGTGGTGCGGAGGCGGCAAGTGGTGGTGTGGCGGCAGGTGGTGGTGCGGCGGCGGCAGGTGGTGGTGCGGCAATTGGTGGTGCGGCGGTTGTCGGTGTGGCGGTCAGGGCAGGTGCTGGTGTGGCCACTACATCACAAATTTCAATTTCAacaactactgctgctgccactgtgaGCACCAATATATCTACGACCATAGTCCCAACaactactacttctactacaactacaactacagaaaaacaagagGAGAATCAAGAAAATAATGAGAATAATGAGCAGGAAAGAATCCAGCAACAACCAGGAAGCGATGCATTGGTTGGTGGTTCACTGGGAGGTGTAATTGGGCTGGTAGGTGGTGGTGTGCTGGGAGGTGTACTGGGATATGCCGTGGGAAGTATAAATAGGGCTTATCCAGAAGTTCCTGGTACATCTCAAACTTTAACTACAACAACTTCCCCTTTTGCTTCCACACCTGGCCAAACCACTACAACAACTTTCACTCACTCGGCTACAGCTCGTCCTACTTTCAGCACCACCAGACCTACaactaaagaaacacaaacagctaattttacattaataagCACTGCCTCGAACATCACAGCACCTCTACAGTCAGATGTTACTGCCAATGAAACAACAACCTTTTCTGCAAACACTGGGCCCCAAACAAAATCACCCAGACACAGTTTTCCCAGGAAGGTTTTCCACATAATGGAAAAACCACAAAGTCATGAAACCCAGGAACTTGTGTTGGATAGTGAGGAAGGATCTACTTCAGCCTGGGAGGACACAGATGTATCTTCAGGAGGAGGTTGGCTTGAGTTCCTCTACAAGTATAAAGTCTGA